The genomic stretch ATTTGTAACATTTcatggtaaaaaaaatatttcacagctTGGATAGAGCAATATGACAAAGCGAACATATTTAGTGCTGCTTTGTAAGAGGGCTTCTTTGAAAAAAGAACAGATCAGTGTTTATAAAATTAGTACAAGTGAAATCTCATAAgcagtaaaatataaaacaaagattGTATTTGTGAGTTGAGGAATCACTGAATCAAGAGCACAAATCAGTGTCAATTTGTCACTAATTTCTTCCATTACACAGTACCCTGAATATAATGTTCACACTGGTGTTGAGGATATGAGGAAATAAAGATACTGAGCATGTAACATTTTTCTgtatttgattttaattttaaatgatattgtATAGAAATCTTGTGTAAACATCAGTTTGTGTACACAGATTGGTAAACTGGTCTCAAATCTTTTTGATTGTGTTTGGTCATCTGTAAAAAGACAGCACAGATTTCTTGCTGAATTTGTCAGTTAAGTCAATAATAAATTGCTCCATTTTAGACacttgtgtgttttctgtgtagaACATTATATTGTGTAATGAGAAATGAAAGAGCCTTAACGTGTCTTAGGTTTATTACAAAATTACTTAAAGTGGACTTGACCAAATGTTCCAGGGACTGAAATTAAACTTGCATAGATGCACAGACATACTAAGAGTTCTACCAATCTAAACAACGCAAGTTGAGCTCACACATGTTTGtggtcattcaaacagtgaataaaagatAATTAAGGAGAACAATGTCCTGCAAGCAGGGTGCAACCATAATTACCGGGCAAGTTTAACTTCAGCCATAAACAAGCAAAAGGAATTTTCTTATTCAAACCAAATATTccatgttaaaatataaaaaaaaaaaaaatagaatcagGCTACAGGCTTTGCGCATTCATGGTGTTGAGGATGGAGCTCCTGAAGGAAGGGTaagtttgctttgtttttttctttagatgGCACCTTTAGAACCATGTGTGAAATTAGGGAGTGATAATTTATGGACAAAGAAAAGGATAATCTTAgccaatttaatatttaatttcaccTTAGATGCCTTTTAAGTCAGTAATCTATGCTCCTGAAAAACTGAAGATGAAGCTTTAACACTTCATCACTTATTGAACTAATTTAAAGCAGTCTCACCTCAgtatctccagtttacagagtggactcttcagtccttcacagagtttcttcactcctgaatcctgcaggtcattgttactgaggtccagttcttttaGTGAGGACTTTGTTAGCTTTTTACAAGGTTTCTTAAGACTACACTCAGCTAATCTGTAGAGAGAGAACAAACAATTTAATAAGTatacaacatttatttttgagtggaataatacaaaaaaacgATATATTacactatattttaaaatgtaagaaaataaacattctATAAATTATACTggcctgagtgtctccagtttacagtgttcactcagtctttcacagagcttctccactccttgATCATACAGGttattgttactgaggtccaatACTTTCAGAGAAGTATTTGGTTTTAAAACTGAACTTAGTTGTTCACAAGTCCCATTCCCAAGATTACAAATACCCAGTCTGTATAGACAGATTAAACAAATTCAGTATGTAAACAATATTGAATGataagaaatgtattaatgtatgtAAAAATCTTCTTATTGtgagaaaataaacagattatCCATAAAACTGGCCTAAGTATCTCCAGTTTCCAGTGCTCACTTTCCAGTCCAGCAAAGAGCCTTGCCACTCCTGAATCGCACAGagcattgttactgaggtccagttctttcagagAGGAATTTGGtcttaaaaatgcatttaacTTTTCACAAGCCTTTTCCCCAAGATTACACATAGTTAATCTGTAGAGAGACAGTAAACACATTAATAAGTATACAAAATAGATATTTAAGTGgaataataaaatgtgtttaatttacttattttattatgtCTCCAAAAAACCTAAAagttaagaaaataaagagattgAATGCTACTTGCTTAAGCTTCTCCAATTTACAGTGTTCAATtctcagtccttcacagagcttcTCCACCCCTGAATCCCACAGagcattgttactgaggtccagttctttcagagAGGAATTTGGTCTTAAAACTGCATTTAACTTTTCACAAGCCTTTTCCTCAAGTTTACACATTGTTAATCTGTAGATAGGAAGTAAACACAttaatgtaataacataaaaatgctaaatacctactgtgcaaaggttttaggccccagagattatgagatttaaaaaggtatttatctgagcaatgtttatttgctaaaaacaaacaaacaaacaacaaatagcgcccaacattagaataaaaccaataacattattccagtgagtgtgatactctgtgagtgaatgtgttggtttaactaaccaaatctctcctcatggagtccatattatttgaggttatcatccagtacctagttttagcggttaataaataatgattttaaataatgtatgctgttgatttaacaaattcatgcaaatcaaggatAATCcgaacaaaacattgtttttcaaactcactctcacctactactttatataattttttttttcatatttactgtgattatatatgacttcatataatatatatatatatattattatctaATGAGCCTAAGGTCTCTGCACAGTACTATACATATTTGTAgaatagtttatttatttatttatctatttatctatattGAACAATTTCTAAACAGGTAAAATAAACAGATCATCAGTAATACTGGCCTAAGTGTCTCAAGTTTACAGTGTGGGCTCATTAGTCCTTCATAGAGCATATTCACTTCTGCATCCTGCAGGTCAATATAGCTGAGATCCAGGGTTTTCAGGCAGTTTTCTGATTGTTGAACTGACTGCACAGTGTCATAGGCCTCTTCAATGAGTTTACATTTTCTAAGTCTATAAAAGCAAAAGTAAACACAACAGGCCTCATACACTAAGTATAATTAAAATAAGACattttaactgaaaaatataaaattctaaattatCATATAAACCTGAGTGTCTCCAAAGTTTTTAGCCCATCCCTCAAGTTTGAAACCTTCAGATCACTGTAACTGAGATCCAGTTCTTGCAGTGAAGAGTCTTCTGACTGTAGTGTTTCATTAAAATTTTTTATTAACTCTTCAGTCAGATTATAGCCAGCTAACCTACAAAACAGAAAGAATAGTAAGTGAGTTCATgtatttgatttgatctgttgtttttgttattcaTCTCAGACTTATACAGCACTGATATATATCTGAGATGAATTTGCTTAGTTCCTTAAATATGTTCTTGCAGCTAATGTTCTTCACGTATCACATACAGTTCAAGATCCTTCTTGTAtcttagaaaaagaaaaataaaaaaattatatattttatataaaattataaactcatgctccgtaggtgtgagtgtgtgagtgaatgtgtgagtgtgtcaccctgtgaaggactggcgccgcctccagggtgtgttcccgacttgcgcccagtgataccgggtaggctccggacccaccgcgaccctaaatttgaagagcagataatgaatgaattaatattatatatattgtcGCACATATAGTGCCGCATGTGGGGTGGGGCCcatgtctacgtgggtttcctccgggtgatctggtttcctcccacgctccaaaaacacacgttggtaggtggtttggcaactcaaaagtgtccctagatGTTAGTGAGTGTacgagtttgtgtgtgtgtcgccctgtgaaggactggcgcctgctccagggtgtggtctcatcttgcgccctgtgattctagctaggctctggacccaccgctgccatgaactggataagggctacaggcaatgaatgaatgaatatacacagTGGCTTGCAAAAGTGTTCATATCTCTTAAACTttcacattttttcattttacaacCACAAATTTAACGTATTTTACTGAGATTTTAAgtgacagacaaacacaaagtagCATGTAattgtgaagtggaatgaaaaaaataaaaaaaattcaaaattttaATCAAATGAAAATCTGAATAGTGTGACGTGCAAAAGTATACATCCCCCTTTACTCTGATTCCCCTAAATAACATCCAGTACAATCAACTGCCTTCACAAGACACTTAATTAGTTAATAGAGTTCAGCTGTGTGTAATTTAGCCTCAGTATAAATACACCTGTTCTGTGATTTGTTGTGATTTCCTCAGTGGTTTGTTAGAGAACGCTAGTGAACAAACAGCATTATGAAGAACAAGGAACTCACCAGACAGGTCAGAGATAAagttgtggagaagtttaaagcagggttaggttataaaaacatatcCCAAGCTTTGAgcatcccaaggagcactgttCAATCCATCATCCAAAAATGGAAAAAGTATTCTACAACTGCAAACCTTCCAAGACATGGCCGTCCACCCAAACTGACAGATCGAGCAAAGAGAGCACTAGAGAAGCAGCCAATAGGCCCATGGTCTTTCTGGAGGAGCTGCAGAAATCCACAGCTCAGGTGGGAGAATCTGTCCACAGGACAACAATACGTTGTGCATtccacaaatctggcctttatggaagacTGACAAGTAGAAAACCATTGTTGAAAAAAAGATATGTGTCGCTTGCAGTTTGCCACAAGCCGTGTAGGGGACATAGCAAACATGGAAaaaggtgctctggtcagatgagaccaaagtTTCAATTTTTGGCCTAAATGCAAAGCACTATGTGGTGGCAGAAAAGTAATActgctcatcaccctgaacacacgaTCCCCACTGTGAAACATGGgggtggcagcatcatgctgTGGGGATGCTTTTCTTCAGCAGGGACAAGGAAGCTGATCAGAGTTGATAGAAAGATGGATGGAGCTAAATACAGAGCGatgctggaaaaaaaatctgttggAGACTCCAAACGACTTGAGACTGGGAAGGAGATTTACCTTCCAGCAAgacaatgaccctaaacatACAACCAGAGCTCCATTGGAATGGTTTAGATCAAAGGATATTTATGTGTAGAATGGCCCAGTCAAAGTCCTGACCTAAATCCCATTAAGCATCTGTGGCAAGACATGaacactgctgttcacaaatgCTTTCCAAACAACCTGGCCGAGCTTGAGCTAATTTGCAAagaagaatgggcaaaaatctCAGTCTCTAGATGTGCAAAGCTGGTAGAGACATACCCCAAAAGACttgaagctgtaattgcagcGAAATGTGGCTCTACAAAGTATTGATAGAGGGGCTGAATACTTTTGCACATCACACCTTTCAGATTTGTATTTGATTATAATTTTGAAAATCATGCATCATTTCTGTTCCACTTCACATAAACTACTTTGTGTTGGTCTAGCTCTTAAAAtctcaataaaatacatttaagtttgtgtaaggtgacaaaatgtgaaaatgttcaaGGCGTATGAATACTTTTGCaagccactgtgtgtgtgtgtgtgtatatatatatatatatatatatatatatatatatatataatcagtggcggatgctggtctttcaaggaggggaagctcaatttcagcctacatcataaaatgtgtcggtttatttatacgtaaattctaccttccgttcctttttaaaaaaatgctctttgaccctgtcgtaccaacaaggcgtgttttccagggacttgactagtgtcctctcaatggccagcaaagctaggctgcttaaacggccttggcccatgtgaagtgtgtccgcctgtgctcccacggatctttacaccaaaggatcgctgattcgctcatttcgctgtcaatcaaaaagggattcagcctcagacagatcatccaatcatcatgcagaagctgagcgtccgggccagccgaggccagcccaatgccccatagacccccagagacgctgagcgtccgatgggcgggacaaaggccagcatttatccaatgactcgtctcgtttcgctgcacttcgctgcttcactattgaactctgtggacgctcagcgtccacactgtATAAAGCAATGTGAAACTGCcggaaagctgcgtctttaccagtgataagaagctgattctgaacaaaagttgagcgcgctgtagtgcatatttattcaatgacatgtacacacaacagtatatatttgatcacttaatttttgacatttttgtcacgccctcgtcctgtcatgtatatgtgttttagcaagtgcgtccgcctccgtcagtccgcctcaCTAAtcgtgacagaatgaccgatcttAAGGACGCAGAGggtggcttcctcagccgctcgtgctcctgagaaggcggcttcctcagctgcTCGTGTTCCTGAAAGGGCGGTTTCTTCTGCCGCATCTACTCCAGAGAAAGCGGCGtcccccgccgctcctgtccctgagaaggcggTCACCCAGGCCACTTCCGTctcagagaaggcggcttcctcagccgctcctgatCCTGTGAAGGTGGCGTCCCCCGCCGCATCTGTTCCTGCGAAGGAGGCGTCCCCCACTACTTCTGCATcagtg from Hoplias malabaricus isolate fHopMal1 chromosome 2, fHopMal1.hap1, whole genome shotgun sequence encodes the following:
- the LOC136687397 gene encoding ribonuclease inhibitor-like, with the protein product MSVSEAGNSGSILPGVTEPTRHMDNTTYCSEVTISITNSRKARLAGYNLTEELIKNFNETLQSEDSSLQELDLSYSDLKVSNLRDGLKTLETLRLRKCKLIEEAYDTVQSVQQSENCLKTLDLSYIDLQDAEVNMLYEGLMSPHCKLETLRLTMCKLEEKACEKLNAVLRPNSSLKELDLSNNALWDSGVEKLCEGLRIEHCKLEKLKLTMCNLGEKACEKLNAFLRPNSSLKELDLSNNALCDSGVARLFAGLESEHWKLEILRLGICNLGNGTCEQLSSVLKPNTSLKVLDLSNNNLYDQGVEKLCERLSEHCKLETLRLAECSLKKPCKKLTKSSLKELDLSNNDLQDSGVKKLCEGLKSPLCKLEILRLSGCMITKKGCTSLASALSSNPSHLKELVLSYNHPKATGEKQLFDKKKDSKCRLETLWLDHAGKIRIKPGVKKYACELSQDPDIKRRCPSPSFSSRMEPLYEDPEHAVRIDVWQEVLCRESLTGRCYWETEWSGQSVYISVVYKSVRENRDGEHCTFGKNEKSWSLCWHKKNYSVFHNNRCTYLGPPQFKCKRIGVYVDCEAGILSFYSVSTETNQPILFYTFSTTFMEPLCAGYNIWDLSSSVTLCQVK